One Micromonospora eburnea genomic region harbors:
- a CDS encoding phage tail protein — MKAPAEERGGSTRRAAPAPPPRAALDPEPSTTEVRETGGRLLSPAMAQRLQSAAGNRAVAALVAQRRAAATRTPAARSGGAGTAAKRPGTGGAASGPAMPAQRCAGPSTSAAPSPCGAAVAGSIDAGLVEAAPVQRLATDAGPVHRPGPQADPKFAALKADVTGKQKVMSAHPPAKAEAGKAQGAAKPPPDDMETQGKAANAEKMNAAKPGEFDKAAFVKAVNDAIAAQAPKNLDEADKFADSGKADAVKGQVQGRVGEGKKASARAIETTTKAPPDTSKAREKQVTPLVADRPPGAPGTPDPVKAVPDKAPAAATDFSAGPKQVDQQMADAQVTEEQLAKSNEPEFTGALKEKKEGEKHAATAPGEVRAAEARTLAGAKAAAGQAGAAAMAELAVDRKQSGAQVSAGKEGAKSADEQKRVQVTARLQKVFDATKKEVEDILTGLDKKVDDLFTTGEKEARDAFTADYKRRIDAYKDKRYSGVNFWKWGKDKLFGLPSEVNVFYEQARKGYVDRMQQVISGVADVIGAELTRAKQRIAKGRDDLQAEVKKLGPDLQAIGKEAAAEFAGKFDELTESVDAKGKELVNTLATKYNEALKAVDQEIAAEKEKNKGLVAKAIHAVGGVIKTIMQLKDMLLGVLAKAAQAVMAIIKDPIGFLGNLVSAVGTGLKQFIANIGEHLKKGLVGWLLGAMAGAGLELPAKFDLRGIIMMIGSLLGLTWGAIRARIVQRGVPEQAMGAVEQSVPIAQKIQAQGIGGIWEDIKAQVGDLKANLFGKISEYLIPTVLIAGITWIISLLNPASAFIKACKMIIDFVMFIVNQGAQIIEFVNAVLDAIIAIAGGGAGGVPALIEKALARSVPVLIGALAAILGIGGIANKVKSFFKALSKPVMKAVDWIVGKIVKLGKAIWAKLKAAGKKVKDKITGKGKDKKGPGRDDDSQAPAKDVAPVSRPFAMKSMPHTLTGSIVNGRAQIVMASTPGDLLTKAKVARKAQHEAGNADAAKALDGFIGKYDDEPAKLAKSKSKKKDEKLTALLKSMAEDLAVIGHSFDLKDLTADAARLKIEEIQKAMPARVDAFIKDVHELWLLRYILRVPQGPEEGAPALWGRADLAGTDTDAREHVMKPEFIEPLLTYFTPGSGQRVDTNKFFDYAFKRGGRDAILTKLGTPVPEALKKAGVARASALEDSDYKKALLKQLNELGPSAFNVVVTPFGQLALPKIREGEHSDFAPVEIKTETKNGTTTTTYKTKAGKTFTVIEKDTQRTETLTVTGEDLRLKTGGGPRGVTHDSPGFIPGMFMNRAHGVGDRFGGSGFATGLNIVSTSDRYNKISQAAQERAIAAAMTDFAKECGRPVSDVSMTLTVVVHFGELMTTLEDRIKAMSWFKAGDADAERKLKAIMEILRDPPVRIVKETEYRYVLTCGDRSTGATVFAGSDDWLFIEKVGRSSGS, encoded by the coding sequence GTGAAGGCACCGGCGGAGGAGCGCGGCGGGTCCACGCGCCGCGCCGCTCCGGCTCCACCGCCGCGCGCGGCCCTCGACCCGGAGCCTTCCACCACCGAGGTACGCGAGACCGGCGGGCGCCTGCTGAGCCCGGCAATGGCTCAGCGGTTGCAGTCGGCGGCGGGTAACCGGGCGGTGGCGGCGTTGGTCGCTCAGCGGCGAGCCGCCGCGACCCGTACGCCCGCTGCCCGGTCAGGAGGCGCAGGTACCGCGGCGAAGCGGCCTGGTACGGGTGGTGCGGCGAGTGGGCCGGCGATGCCCGCCCAGCGCTGCGCCGGGCCGTCCACCTCTGCCGCCCCTTCCCCCTGCGGTGCCGCTGTTGCCGGGTCGATCGATGCAGGGCTGGTGGAGGCCGCGCCGGTGCAGCGGCTGGCGACCGACGCCGGCCCCGTCCACCGTCCCGGGCCGCAGGCTGACCCGAAGTTCGCCGCGTTGAAGGCGGACGTGACCGGCAAGCAGAAGGTGATGTCGGCCCACCCGCCAGCGAAGGCGGAGGCGGGCAAGGCACAGGGGGCGGCGAAGCCGCCGCCGGACGACATGGAAACCCAGGGCAAGGCGGCCAACGCGGAGAAGATGAATGCCGCGAAGCCGGGGGAGTTCGACAAGGCCGCGTTCGTCAAAGCGGTGAACGACGCAATCGCGGCGCAGGCGCCGAAGAACCTGGATGAGGCGGACAAGTTCGCCGACTCGGGTAAGGCGGATGCGGTAAAGGGTCAGGTGCAGGGCCGGGTCGGTGAGGGCAAGAAGGCGTCGGCGAGGGCGATCGAGACGACGACGAAGGCGCCTCCGGACACGTCGAAGGCGAGGGAGAAGCAGGTCACACCGCTGGTGGCGGACCGGCCGCCGGGTGCGCCGGGTACGCCGGATCCGGTGAAGGCGGTACCGGACAAGGCACCGGCGGCGGCGACCGACTTCTCGGCTGGGCCGAAGCAGGTCGACCAGCAGATGGCCGACGCGCAGGTGACCGAGGAGCAGCTCGCCAAGTCGAATGAGCCGGAGTTCACCGGTGCGTTGAAGGAGAAGAAGGAGGGCGAAAAGCATGCGGCGACCGCGCCAGGTGAGGTGCGGGCGGCTGAGGCGCGGACCCTGGCTGGGGCGAAGGCGGCGGCTGGGCAGGCGGGTGCGGCGGCGATGGCGGAGCTGGCCGTTGACCGGAAGCAGTCCGGGGCGCAGGTCAGCGCGGGCAAGGAGGGTGCGAAGTCCGCCGACGAGCAGAAGCGGGTGCAGGTCACCGCCCGGTTGCAGAAGGTCTTCGACGCCACGAAGAAGGAAGTCGAAGACATCCTCACCGGCTTGGACAAGAAGGTCGACGACCTGTTCACCACGGGGGAGAAAGAAGCGCGGGACGCGTTCACCGCCGACTACAAGCGGCGGATCGACGCGTACAAGGACAAGCGCTACTCCGGGGTGAATTTCTGGAAGTGGGGCAAGGACAAGCTCTTCGGGCTGCCCAGCGAGGTGAACGTCTTCTACGAGCAGGCCCGCAAGGGGTACGTCGACCGGATGCAGCAGGTCATCTCCGGTGTCGCGGACGTGATCGGCGCGGAGTTGACGCGGGCGAAGCAGCGGATCGCCAAAGGCCGCGACGACCTACAGGCCGAGGTGAAGAAACTCGGCCCCGACTTGCAGGCGATCGGTAAGGAGGCGGCGGCCGAATTCGCGGGCAAGTTCGACGAGCTGACCGAGTCGGTCGACGCCAAGGGCAAAGAGCTGGTCAACACCCTCGCCACGAAGTACAACGAGGCGCTCAAAGCGGTTGACCAGGAGATCGCCGCGGAGAAGGAGAAGAACAAGGGCCTGGTCGCCAAGGCCATACATGCGGTCGGTGGCGTGATCAAGACGATCATGCAGCTCAAGGACATGCTGCTCGGCGTGCTGGCCAAAGCCGCCCAAGCGGTCATGGCGATCATCAAGGACCCGATCGGCTTCCTCGGCAACCTCGTCTCCGCGGTCGGGACCGGGCTGAAGCAGTTCATCGCCAACATCGGCGAGCACCTGAAGAAGGGCCTGGTCGGCTGGCTGCTCGGTGCCATGGCCGGCGCCGGTCTGGAGTTGCCGGCGAAGTTCGACCTCCGCGGCATCATCATGATGATCGGCTCCCTGCTCGGCCTGACGTGGGGCGCGATCCGGGCGAGGATCGTGCAACGCGGGGTGCCCGAGCAGGCGATGGGCGCGGTCGAGCAGTCGGTGCCGATCGCGCAGAAGATTCAGGCCCAGGGCATCGGCGGGATCTGGGAGGACATCAAGGCCCAGGTCGGCGACCTGAAAGCCAACCTGTTCGGCAAGATCAGCGAGTACCTGATCCCGACCGTGTTGATCGCCGGGATCACCTGGATCATCTCGCTGCTGAACCCGGCGTCGGCGTTCATCAAGGCCTGCAAGATGATCATCGACTTCGTCATGTTCATCGTGAACCAGGGCGCCCAGATCATCGAGTTCGTCAACGCCGTACTCGACGCGATCATCGCTATCGCCGGTGGTGGTGCCGGCGGCGTGCCCGCCCTGATCGAAAAGGCCCTCGCCAGATCCGTGCCCGTGCTGATCGGCGCGCTCGCCGCCATCCTCGGCATCGGCGGCATCGCCAATAAGGTCAAATCCTTCTTCAAGGCCCTGTCCAAGCCGGTCATGAAAGCCGTCGACTGGATCGTCGGCAAGATCGTCAAGCTGGGCAAGGCCATCTGGGCCAAGCTCAAGGCGGCCGGCAAGAAGGTCAAGGACAAGATCACCGGCAAGGGCAAGGACAAGAAAGGCCCGGGCAGGGACGACGATTCCCAGGCCCCCGCCAAGGACGTGGCGCCGGTCAGTAGGCCCTTCGCGATGAAGAGCATGCCCCACACCCTGACCGGCAGCATCGTCAACGGCCGGGCGCAGATCGTCATGGCGAGCACACCCGGCGACCTGCTGACCAAGGCCAAGGTCGCACGTAAGGCCCAGCACGAGGCCGGCAACGCGGACGCCGCGAAGGCCCTCGACGGCTTCATCGGCAAGTACGACGACGAGCCGGCGAAGCTCGCGAAGTCCAAGAGTAAGAAGAAGGACGAGAAGCTGACGGCCCTGCTGAAGTCGATGGCCGAGGACCTGGCCGTGATCGGCCACTCGTTCGACCTAAAGGATCTCACTGCGGACGCAGCCAGGCTGAAGATCGAGGAGATCCAGAAGGCCATGCCCGCCCGCGTCGACGCGTTCATCAAGGATGTGCACGAGCTCTGGCTGCTCAGGTACATCCTCCGGGTGCCTCAGGGCCCCGAGGAGGGGGCACCGGCCTTGTGGGGGAGGGCGGACCTGGCCGGCACCGACACCGACGCCCGTGAGCACGTGATGAAGCCTGAGTTCATCGAGCCGCTGCTCACGTACTTCACACCGGGCAGCGGGCAACGGGTCGACACGAACAAGTTCTTCGACTACGCCTTCAAGAGGGGCGGCCGGGACGCGATCCTGACGAAGCTCGGGACCCCGGTACCCGAGGCCCTAAAGAAGGCCGGTGTGGCCCGCGCCTCGGCGCTCGAGGATTCCGACTACAAGAAGGCGCTCCTGAAGCAACTCAACGAGCTCGGCCCGAGCGCCTTCAATGTCGTCGTGACCCCGTTCGGGCAGCTCGCGCTTCCGAAGATCCGGGAGGGCGAGCACTCGGACTTCGCCCCGGTCGAGATCAAAACAGAAACGAAGAACGGCACCACCACGACGACGTACAAGACCAAGGCCGGTAAGACGTTCACGGTGATCGAGAAGGACACCCAACGGACCGAGACGCTGACGGTGACCGGCGAGGATCTCCGGTTGAAGACTGGCGGCGGCCCGCGTGGCGTCACGCACGACAGCCCGGGATTCATCCCCGGGATGTTCATGAACCGCGCGCACGGCGTCGGCGACCGTTTCGGCGGGTCGGGTTTCGCGACCGGGCTGAACATCGTGTCGACCAGCGACCGATACAACAAGATCAGCCAGGCCGCCCAGGAGCGGGCGATCGCGGCGGCGATGACGGATTTCGCGAAGGAATGCGGACGGCCGGTGAGCGATGTCTCCATGACGCTGACCGTGGTAGTCCATTTCGGGGAGCTGATGACCACCTTGGAGGACCGGATCAAGGCGATGTCATGGTTCAAGGCCGGCGACGCGGACGCGGAACGCAAACTCAAGGCGATCATGGAGATCCTGCGCGACCCGCCCGTTCGCATCGTCAAGGAGACCGAATACCGTTACGTGCTGACCTGCGGCGACAGGTCGACGGGCGCCACCGTGTTCGCCGGCAGCGACGACTGGCTCTTCATCGAGAAGGTTGGGAGATCTAGTGGATCTTGA